AGGTCTGAGCAACAAATGGGAATTGAACCCTTAGTGGTAGAGACGTCACTCAAAAAACAGCTCAAAGCCCATTCTTGACCCCTCCAAGTGGAAGTCATGTCTGTTGACAGTTTAGAGTCAGTTTGACATCTTTCCTTTGTGCCTTTAAGCTCTGACATCCGCCGCGTGGTTCCACAGCCGCTTATCCACAGATCAGatggtttctctttttttttttacacagacactgaaaaaaacaggaagaactcTGCCTGCACGTGACAGGATTGTAGCGAGCAGCCAATCAAGGCTCTTGCTGTTGAAGCAAACAGAACAATCATTAACCGCAGAGCAAATCCGGCTGAGGGTTAAAGGTCGTTCTGAAGACCTTCTCAGTCTGACTGTCGCCTCCAGAGACCAGACCTGACGGCAAAACGCGCGTGAGTCTCAGATTTCTGCTCAACTTTCACTTTTCTGACGAGGACATGTCAAGACAGGGGCAACATTTGCACTTCctctaaaataaacacaaaaacaaaactagaatACAGGACTcttattttctcaaaaaaaagaccaaacccAAAACATCTTAAACCATAAACAGCAAATCAAAGATGAATAATCTTGAAGTTCTGATTCATATCCTCCTGATTACACATGCCTGAGCATAAATATCTTCCAGTTACTACATTCTACTGAATGGCATCTAGAGGACGTCTGGGCTTTGCAATGATACCAAATGTAAAGGGGTGGGGCttttgggaattgtagtttttggtatATCTAAGCAAAAATTGAACTGAACGCCATTTTTCCTCTGGacaatatttgtgttttatgaggaaaatttaatttaatttaatttaaaaaacctcCCTTTGATTCGGCCAaactggctgctgctgctcttcaaTCTTCTGTAACCACTCTACAAGTGACACATTGGTAAAAAAAACGCACGCTTTTTTCAagatggcggcttttctgttggttctaTCTCATAGCAACCATTTGATTTTTTGCTCGCTTGGGGATGACGAGCAGGTCTATGTACTTTTGAGAAGAATCtgtaaaagtaaacatttggatTTCCATAGCAACAGAGGTTTTCGCCCACATTGGTAATACAGTCATATGGTTTTGTTCAGCTAAAGGTAGGGAttcatgtattacattttcacaatattctggtAAGAAATATGCAAGCTCAAAATGTACAAATtctaagacccccccccccccccccaagtatCTTAGGGGTCAATAGATGGAAATCCCTAGGAGGAGTTTACATTTGTAGCTTGAACTAAAAGAgatttttgtaacccttgtgctattctaggcactttaacattgggagttgggtcatctagacccactagacagtgctctgaaccttttttcttcagtgatttgtgatcttcactggtgtccatggattacatgaaatctttccacctttatccacctttgtcatggtagggagaacacgtcaaagtaagggtggggtcatctaagatagcacaagggttaaaggaacaTTCAGCATGACTAGCTTTtaccgaggtcaaaggtcaatgaaccTTCAGTcatggttgtagacttaaccttgagtgtgaaattttgtgaatATCGCTCAAACAAGTTTTCGTTTCCCATAATGTTGGGAAATTGTCCAATTTTATACTTTGAGACAGCAAagctgtaggtcctgtggccatcccatattAATTTCTAAGCTTCCTTTAGAGATCCCCGACGTGCGTTTtggtttttgactttttgaGTATGTGGAGGGGTCTAATGTTTGCTCAAAGGCACAGCCGGTCCACATCTGGATGGGTTTGGAGAAGGTCATGTGATCAGATCCCACCAAAATGGATGTGAAAACGACAAAAACTTGACAAATGACAAGAGAACTCAggataaaagaataaaaaaactgttttcctaAAGGTTAACAGAGAAACGTTTACAGTTGAATGTTTGTTTGAGATGAATCGAGGTCCTCAAACTGCTGTTTCAGCTCAAATGGAGGAGTTTTCGGGTTTACATCCCAGAGAAGTTGTGCGGCGAGTGTCCTCCTCTCTGGGCTGCAGCCCCTCCTCGCCGCAGGTGGCTGCTTACTTTGACGAAAACGATGACCTGCGGCATCTCCGACAGCATTTCCTGATGCCTAAAGTTGCAGATCTTCCTGCCTGTGAGTGACAAACAGAATCAGCATTAAGGTCTGCCTGCACTGGAACGCACCAATGAACGGTTTTCACGGCTCTGCAGCTGACCTGTCGCTCGTGGACGGCGGCGAGGAATGCATCTACCTCTGTGGAAACTCTCTGGGCCTTCAGCCAAAGATGACCAGGAAAtacctggaggaggagctggacaAGTGGGCCAGAACGTACGTCACACCTCAGCGTTAAATAAAACCAGAAGAACATGTCGGTTTGTAATGGAAAGTCTTTGGAACAGAGGAGTTCACGGTCACACGGACGGGTCCCGGCCGTGGGCGTGGGCCGAAAACAACATCGAGGACCTCATGGCTAAAGTAGTCGGTAAGAAACCCACAACGTTTTTAACGAAAGACTTATTCAGAACTTAATCAGAACCCGCAAATCAGctaaaaaaagggagaaactttcatttttttctacatttgcaACAGAATGGCTGCTGCAAAAACACGCAAATAAACTCACAAGAAATAAGAGCTATGCATTATAGATGCTTCATTATAATGTTAtaaaattcaggaaaaacaacttaaaagttATCATTTGACTTTTGGAATTGaatcaaaataatgttttgccTTCTCAATTTACTATATAATCCATAAATGTTAAGTATAAATATACTTTTTCTTAAAGTAGATACAGTAAAGTTACCTTAATATATTAAACGAAAAATATATTTGGAGTTTTATGTCAGTTTTTTGATTAAATCCAACATATCTGGCAACAACGGCGTCACATGAACCCAGAAATTTGAGAAATATGAATacaatgattctttttttttttttttttactttttgagtttaataaaataaaataaaataaacaaaagactaAAACAAAACCTATAAACCACTTAACACAATGATGTTGCAACATCCCATAAACAAATGTGCCttgaatttatatttattaataattgagagacaaaaaaaatgtcaggaagcaaaaacagaaaaaaataaatgaaaatgagaaaaaaaagagtcagattaaaaaaactttaacctAAAAATCTAAATATTCCTTTACTGCAATCCATCCCTTGTTTCTCTgttatttcatttatatttttacagtttattgTAGTATATTTTCTTGCAAACATCATTACTATTTAAAGTAAATATCTTTGTTCCCCTTTTGAAGATGTCATTAGTTTTTACACCAAGTAGATATCGGAGTATATTTGAGAGTATTTccttttgaaattaaaattaacTCCAATTCCAATCATCgttaatgaaaaatgtttgaattcaaGGAGaaactaccttttttttttacaaaacaataaCAACTAACAACAAATTTAGACAAAcgctttttaaaatatgaatgagaaacaagaaaaacctGTTAAGTGGAATATAAAAGaatgttaaatatattaaattCAGCTCAACATTTTGACCATTTTAATGTAACATATGCAAAACAGAATTGATGTTTACGATTCGGgtgtggtaaataaaaaaaaaaacctccgtCATCAAAGCTTGAAAGGTAAAAGAACTTTACTTGAAAGGTCAAAGGTgacgttttcttctttttccaggTGCTAAAACGTCTGAAGTGGCTCTGATGAACGGTCTGACCGTCAACCTGCACCTTCTGATGGTAAGACACGCCCCCTTCCTCCTGCAAGCCGCAGAGCAAAACGTAAACAAACAGAAGCCATGTGATCCCTCTGCAGCTCTCCTTCTACAAACCCACCCAAAGCAGACACAAGGTCCTGCTGGAGGCCAAGGCCTTCCCCTCAGACCACGTGAGTCAGGCCGACCGCTGCTGATTTGGAATGATTCTGACCCCCTACAAACACATTAGAGACACTTTAATGAAGATTTATAAAGACTCGTTTAGTTTTAATTggatgagtttttttgttttgttattaaaacacaaattattagattttttttaattaaaaaaaaaacattgtttttctcaTAGAAAAGAATTAAATCAATGGAATCATTTTTGCATTAATTTCATTCACATGAAACAGGATTTTGggtaaaggggcggggcttagacaaATCACTGATGTCACTCATTCACATTTACGTGGAAATATGAGCTAATTAATTCAATGAAGTGCTTAAGTAAATATTCATGGGATTGAATTTACAAACTGAGGATACATAAGTACAAAAAATCACCAAGTTAAAGCACCCAATTTGTATTGTTTGTAGGATTTATATAAATAATTGAAATAATGTTTACAGGGTccaaaaaaatcttgtttcttTAGTGTGATGGACATTTTAACTCTCGGGTGGAGGAACTGGCAGGGTTAGGTTTAAGGAAACGGGTGCAGCAACAAACTCAGACTAGCAGCCATCCGCCTTTTCTGCATCCGATCAATATGTCTGCATCACTTTAACGTTTAAACAAGAAAACCTCCTCCCAGCGTTTTAGTGTTTCACTGCCGCTGAACCCCTTTCCTCTGCTTCCAGTATGCGGTGGAGTCTCAGATCCGCCTGCGGGGATTGAACCCTCAGCACAGCATGCTGATGCTGTCACCCAGGGAGGTAGGGGCGTGTCCTCCGGCTGCTTCTTCACATAAAAGGATTTTCAACGTACAGCAACAGGTCTGAACTCAAAGCTTCTGCTTCCTTCAGGGAGAAGAAACCCTGCGGACCGCAGACATCCTGGAAGCCATTGAGAAGGAGGGCGACTCCATCGCCGTGGTGATGCTCAGCGGCGTTCAGTATTACACCGGACAGCTGTTTGACATGGCATCCATCACGCAGGCCGGACACCAGAAGGTAGAGATCTTCAGCACAGCGGGTGGTCGCTTCTGCCTTTTCAACAAGCTTTGACCCTGCAGGAAGGTCCAGCTTAGAGGGCACTACGCTGGTACATCTGGTACACAAATCAATATTCTACCAACTTTTGGTagattattgatttattctaCTGAGAACTTCTCTTTGGAGATAAAGCCGATAAGAGTTTTGAATATGGAAGCATTTATGAGTCAAAATGGTTCCAAGAGAATGACACTCGTTGCAATTATTGTTTTGCTGATACAGGAAAACTTTCATGTCCCTTCAGGGCTGTTTCGTCGGCTTCGACTGTGCACACGCCGCAGGAAATGTTGAGCTGAAGCTCCACGACTGGGGCGTCGACTTCGCCTGCTGGTGCTCCTACAAGGTTTTCCTTTCAGCAAGgtgaaattttttttagatgcGAGTATTTTTAACCTAATAAATATGCGTATTTGTTCGCCTCCTAGTATCTAAATTCTGGTGCTGGCGGTCTGGCGGCGGCATTTGTCCACGAGAAACATCAACACAGCATCCAACCGGCGTGAGTAACCTGCAGAAAGATGAGGAGAAACTTCCCATTTTGCCGAAAGCGTTTAGCTGAACTCAGCaaagattttaacattttaaaaggctGTTAGGTTGGTGGGGCCACAACCTCCAAACTCGCTTCCAGATGACAAACGGTAAAgacttttttaatctttgcttcCACCCTTTGGTCGTATTGTCTGTTACAGCCTCAGTTTTCCTGAGGATTTCACCTTGATGTGACTCATGCTTAGGATTATTTTGAGTAATTTTCCTCCATTTTCAGTCATGGAGCTGCAGCCTGGAGTGAGCGGCTTCCGCCTGTCAAATCAGCCCATTCTGCTGGTCTGCCCCCTCCAGGCCAGTCTGGAGGTAAACTTAAGCTGCCCGCTTTGCAAATGATGGGGCCGCACCTGCTGAAGGCCGCTCCCGCTGTTTTCCATCCCCAGGTGTTTAACCTCACCAACATGCAGGCGCTGCGCAGGAAGTCGGTCCTGCTAACGGGCTACCTGGAGAACCTGATTCAGCACTACTTCAGCGAGGACCCGGCTGAGCCTCGAAAGCCCCACGTCCGCATCATCACGCCCTCCGACCCGCAGCAGAGAGGCTGCCAGCTGTCGCTGGCCTTCTCCGTCCCCATCAGGAAAGTCTTCCAGGAGCTGGAGAGGAGGGGAGTCGTGGTGAGTGTGACTCGAACCGCCGCTCAACACTTACAGGGTGGATTATTTTGCATTTGAGCATTTCTTCACTGGTTTCCCAGTGTGACATGAGGGAACCCAACGTGCTGCGGATCGCTCCAACGCCGCTCTACAACTCCTTCAACGACGTCCATCGCTTCATCTCCACGCTGAAAGACGCTCTTGACGCATGCAGGGGCCAGTGAAGAAGTTTGGAGGAAACCCTCCAAT
The sequence above is drawn from the Oryzias latipes chromosome 2, ASM223467v1 genome and encodes:
- the kynu gene encoding kynureninase isoform X1, which translates into the protein MNRGPQTAVSAQMEEFSGLHPREVVRRVSSSLGCSPSSPQVAAYFDENDDLRHLRQHFLMPKVADLPASDLSLVDGGEECIYLCGNSLGLQPKMTRKYLEEELDKWARTGVHGHTDGSRPWAWAENNIEDLMAKVVGAKTSEVALMNGLTVNLHLLMLSFYKPTQSRHKVLLEAKAFPSDHYAVESQIRLRGLNPQHSMLMLSPREGEETLRTADILEAIEKEGDSIAVVMLSGVQYYTGQLFDMASITQAGHQKGCFVGFDCAHAAGNVELKLHDWGVDFACWCSYKYLNSGAGGLAAAFVHEKHQHSIQPALLGWWGHNLQTRFQMTNVMELQPGVSGFRLSNQPILLVCPLQASLEVFNLTNMQALRRKSVLLTGYLENLIQHYFSEDPAEPRKPHVRIITPSDPQQRGCQLSLAFSVPIRKVFQELERRGVVCDMREPNVLRIAPTPLYNSFNDVHRFISTLKDALDACRGQ
- the kynu gene encoding kynureninase isoform X2, which codes for MEEFSGLHPREVVRRVSSSLGCSPSSPQVAAYFDENDDLRHLRQHFLMPKVADLPASDLSLVDGGEECIYLCGNSLGLQPKMTRKYLEEELDKWARTGVHGHTDGSRPWAWAENNIEDLMAKVVGAKTSEVALMNGLTVNLHLLMLSFYKPTQSRHKVLLEAKAFPSDHYAVESQIRLRGLNPQHSMLMLSPREGEETLRTADILEAIEKEGDSIAVVMLSGVQYYTGQLFDMASITQAGHQKGCFVGFDCAHAAGNVELKLHDWGVDFACWCSYKYLNSGAGGLAAAFVHEKHQHSIQPALLGWWGHNLQTRFQMTNVMELQPGVSGFRLSNQPILLVCPLQASLEVFNLTNMQALRRKSVLLTGYLENLIQHYFSEDPAEPRKPHVRIITPSDPQQRGCQLSLAFSVPIRKVFQELERRGVVCDMREPNVLRIAPTPLYNSFNDVHRFISTLKDALDACRGQ